The following proteins are encoded in a genomic region of Burkholderia stabilis:
- a CDS encoding universal stress protein — translation MSYKSLVVHLDTSARAHSRLEFALRLARRFGAHLTGLFAIYTPEPHSFYVMAGSADYFRAQREQRDERLAALERLFHAETARAKVPAAWVRADERANVAVPRAARLADLVIAGQSDPNDPETFIDDQFPENLVLSAGRPVLFVPYAGEFPSIGERVVVAWDGSREAVRAAHDAMPFLEHAKRTTVVAVVDGDSEAATTRIPAADAALMLARHARDVNVLDIDTGTGSSVGDTLLSRAYETGSDLLVMGAYGHSRWRELVMGGATRTVLSSMTLPVLMSH, via the coding sequence ATGAGCTACAAGAGCCTAGTCGTGCACCTCGATACGAGCGCCCGAGCGCATTCGCGCCTCGAGTTCGCATTGCGTCTCGCCCGGCGCTTCGGCGCGCATCTGACCGGGCTGTTCGCGATCTACACGCCGGAGCCGCATTCGTTCTACGTGATGGCCGGTTCCGCCGATTATTTCCGCGCGCAGCGCGAGCAGCGCGACGAACGGCTCGCCGCGCTGGAGCGCCTGTTCCACGCGGAGACGGCACGCGCGAAAGTGCCGGCGGCCTGGGTACGTGCCGACGAGCGCGCCAATGTGGCCGTGCCGCGTGCGGCGCGTCTCGCCGACCTCGTGATAGCCGGCCAGAGCGACCCGAACGATCCCGAGACCTTTATCGACGATCAGTTTCCGGAGAACCTCGTGCTGTCTGCCGGTCGCCCGGTGCTGTTCGTGCCGTACGCCGGGGAATTCCCGTCGATCGGCGAACGGGTGGTCGTCGCCTGGGACGGCAGCCGGGAAGCTGTCCGCGCCGCGCACGATGCCATGCCCTTCCTCGAGCATGCGAAGCGCACGACGGTCGTCGCCGTGGTCGACGGCGATTCGGAAGCGGCAACCACGCGCATTCCGGCTGCCGATGCCGCGTTGATGCTGGCGCGCCATGCGCGCGACGTCAACGTGCTCGATATCGATACCGGCACCGGCTCGTCGGTCGGCGACACGCTGCTGTCGCGTGCTTACGAAACGGGGTCGGACCTGCTCGTGATGGGCGCGTACGGCCATTCGCGCTGGCGCGAACTGGTCATGGGCGGCGCCACGCGCACGGTGCTGTCGTCGATGACGCTGCCGGTGCTGATGTCGCACTGA
- a CDS encoding beta-ketoacyl-ACP reductase, with the protein MCAKRVAFVTGGMGGLGAAISRRLHEAGMTVVVSHTERNDHVATWLTHEREAGRTFHAFEVDVADYDSCQHCAARVLAEFGRVDVLVNNAGVTHDATFLKMTKSMWDAVLRTNLDSMFNMTKPFVPGMIDAGFGRIVNIGSVNGSRGAYGQANYAAAKAGIHGFTKALALELARHGVTVNTVSPGYLATAMLESVPKEVLDTKILPQIPVGRLGDPDEIAALVAFLCSDAGAFATGAEFDVNGGMHMR; encoded by the coding sequence ATGTGCGCTAAACGCGTCGCGTTCGTCACGGGCGGCATGGGCGGCCTTGGCGCCGCGATCAGCCGTCGCCTGCACGAGGCCGGCATGACGGTGGTGGTATCGCACACGGAACGCAACGACCACGTCGCGACGTGGCTCACGCACGAACGCGAGGCGGGCCGCACGTTTCATGCGTTCGAGGTCGACGTTGCCGACTACGATTCGTGCCAGCACTGCGCGGCTCGCGTGCTGGCCGAATTCGGGCGCGTCGACGTGCTCGTCAACAACGCCGGCGTCACGCATGACGCCACCTTCTTGAAGATGACCAAGAGCATGTGGGACGCGGTGTTGCGCACCAATCTCGACAGCATGTTCAACATGACCAAGCCGTTCGTGCCCGGCATGATCGACGCGGGCTTCGGGCGGATCGTGAACATCGGCTCCGTGAACGGTTCGAGAGGCGCATACGGGCAAGCGAACTACGCGGCCGCGAAGGCCGGCATCCACGGCTTCACGAAAGCGCTGGCGCTCGAACTCGCGCGGCACGGCGTGACGGTCAATACGGTGTCACCGGGCTACCTGGCGACCGCGATGCTCGAGTCGGTGCCGAAGGAAGTGCTCGACACGAAGATCCTGCCGCAGATTCCGGTCGGGCGTCTCGGCGACCCCGACGAAATCGCCGCGCTCGTCGCGTTCCTGTGTTCCGACGCGGGGGCCTTCGCGACCGGCGCGGAATTCGACGTGAACGGCGGGATGCATATGCGATGA
- a CDS encoding universal stress protein has translation MSYKTLLVHLDDSERCSTRVDLALELAARWNAHLIGLYVVCQDLFEPLRRPDEPLKLAVYERLCEQRRKDAEERFLMAAERAGRSVEWQAPAGNATDAAIQHARHADLLVLGQEDPDDRTTYVARHFVEDVVMGSGRPAIVVPYAGDVRTFGENVLIGWDGGREAARVMADALPLLARARFVNVETVVHKRPDPDETPAGVDVAAYLERHGVRASFSTTPRERSVSVGATLLNRVTDLHADLLVMGLYSHARMHERVLGGATRTILETMTVPVLLSH, from the coding sequence ATGAGCTACAAGACCCTGCTGGTCCATCTCGACGACAGCGAGCGCTGCTCGACGCGCGTCGACCTCGCGCTCGAACTCGCGGCGCGCTGGAACGCACATCTGATCGGCCTCTACGTGGTCTGCCAGGACCTCTTCGAACCGTTGCGACGGCCCGACGAACCCCTCAAGCTTGCCGTCTACGAGCGTCTGTGCGAGCAGCGGCGCAAGGACGCGGAGGAGCGCTTCCTGATGGCCGCCGAGCGCGCGGGACGCAGCGTCGAATGGCAGGCGCCGGCAGGCAACGCGACCGATGCCGCGATCCAGCATGCGCGGCATGCCGATCTGCTGGTGCTGGGCCAGGAAGACCCCGACGACCGCACGACCTACGTGGCACGCCATTTCGTCGAGGATGTCGTGATGGGCAGCGGACGCCCGGCGATCGTCGTGCCCTACGCGGGCGACGTGCGAACGTTCGGCGAGAACGTGCTGATCGGCTGGGACGGCGGACGCGAAGCCGCGCGCGTGATGGCCGACGCGCTGCCGCTGCTCGCCCGCGCGCGCTTCGTCAACGTCGAGACGGTCGTCCACAAGCGTCCCGATCCCGACGAGACGCCGGCCGGCGTCGACGTTGCCGCGTATCTCGAACGACACGGCGTTCGCGCATCGTTCTCGACGACACCGCGCGAACGGTCGGTCAGCGTGGGCGCGACGCTGCTCAACCGGGTGACCGACCTGCATGCGGATCTGCTCGTGATGGGTTTGTACAGCCATGCCCGCATGCACGAACGCGTGCTGGGCGGTGCGACGCGCACGATCCTCGAGACGATGACGGTGCCGGTCCTGCTGTCTCACTGA
- a CDS encoding universal stress protein — MYARILAALDGSRSARLALDEAISLARTSGGLIVAVCVVSDAPRLTDVDSGYIDWRDSAGLDADKAAIAVADAETAFRLCGVRGTAQTIDACGEDISSVLARAAAECDADLIVMGTHGRRGVRRALLGSVAEALVRTADRPVLVVREGPGAGAAVL, encoded by the coding sequence ATGTATGCACGGATCCTTGCAGCACTCGACGGCAGCCGCAGCGCGCGGCTCGCGCTCGACGAGGCGATTTCGCTAGCGCGCACGTCGGGCGGCCTGATTGTCGCCGTCTGCGTGGTATCGGACGCGCCCAGGCTCACGGACGTCGACAGCGGTTATATCGACTGGCGCGACTCGGCGGGGCTGGACGCGGACAAGGCCGCGATCGCGGTCGCGGATGCCGAGACCGCGTTTCGCCTGTGCGGCGTACGCGGCACGGCGCAAACGATCGACGCGTGCGGCGAGGACATCTCGTCGGTGCTGGCGCGTGCGGCCGCCGAATGCGATGCCGACCTGATTGTGATGGGCACGCATGGCCGTCGCGGTGTGCGTCGCGCGTTGCTCGGCAGCGTCGCCGAAGCGCTGGTGCGCACCGCGGACCGGCCGGTGCTGGTCGTGCGGGAGGGGCCGGGCGCGGGCGCGGCCGTGTTGTGA
- a CDS encoding zinc-dependent alcohol dehydrogenase family protein: MKALVYNGPGRKALERRPMPELQSPTDAIVRVTRTTICGTDLHILKGDVPTCEPGRVLGHEGVGTVEQVGAAVDALTPGDHVLISCISSCGRCEYCRRGLYSHCTTGGWILGHRIDGTQAEYVRIPHAQTSLYRIPAGADEDALVMLSDILPTGFECGVLNGKVQPGCTVAIVGAGPIGLAALLTAQFYSPAQVIMIDPDSNRLEVARHFGATDCFDGRTGDPVEEVMKLTDGVGVDCAIEAVGIPATFEMCTSLVAPGGVVANVGVHGVKADLHLEKLWDRNISITTRLVDTVSTPMLLKTVRAGRLDLNRLITHRFSLDDVERAYDTFGRAAQTHALKVIIEVG; encoded by the coding sequence ATGAAAGCACTCGTCTACAACGGGCCGGGGCGCAAGGCGCTCGAACGGCGGCCCATGCCGGAACTGCAGTCGCCCACCGATGCGATCGTCCGCGTGACGCGCACGACGATCTGCGGCACCGATCTGCATATCCTCAAGGGCGACGTACCGACCTGCGAGCCCGGCCGCGTTCTCGGCCACGAAGGCGTGGGGACCGTCGAGCAGGTCGGTGCCGCGGTCGATGCGCTGACGCCGGGCGATCACGTGCTGATTTCGTGCATCTCGTCGTGCGGCCGCTGCGAATATTGCCGCCGGGGACTGTATTCGCACTGCACGACGGGCGGCTGGATCCTCGGGCACCGGATCGACGGCACGCAGGCCGAGTACGTGCGCATCCCGCATGCGCAAACCAGCCTGTACCGGATTCCGGCCGGCGCGGACGAAGACGCGCTCGTGATGCTGTCCGACATCCTGCCGACCGGATTCGAATGCGGGGTGCTGAACGGCAAGGTGCAGCCGGGCTGCACGGTCGCGATCGTCGGCGCCGGCCCGATCGGGCTGGCGGCGTTGCTGACCGCGCAGTTCTACTCGCCGGCGCAGGTCATCATGATCGACCCGGACAGCAACCGGCTCGAGGTTGCGCGCCACTTCGGCGCGACCGATTGCTTCGACGGCCGCACCGGCGACCCGGTCGAGGAGGTGATGAAGCTGACCGACGGCGTCGGCGTCGATTGCGCGATCGAGGCGGTCGGCATTCCGGCGACGTTCGAGATGTGCACGTCGCTCGTCGCGCCGGGCGGCGTGGTCGCGAACGTCGGCGTGCATGGGGTCAAGGCCGACCTGCATCTCGAGAAGCTGTGGGATCGCAACATCTCGATCACGACGCGGCTCGTCGACACGGTCAGCACGCCGATGCTGCTGAAGACCGTGCGCGCCGGGCGTCTCGATCTGAATCGCCTGATCACGCACCGCTTTTCGCTCGACGACGTCGAGCGTGCGTACGACACGTTCGGCCGCGCGGCGCAAACCCATGCGCTGAAAGTCATCATCGAGGTCGGTTGA
- a CDS encoding MBL fold metallo-hydrolase RNA specificity domain-containing protein: MKLTFLGATETVTGSKYLIEHGNRRVLVDCGLFQGTKNLRLRNWSPLPLAPDTLDAVVLTHAHVDHTGYLPVLVREGYRGPVYCTAATAELCDIMLRDSARLQEEEADFANRHGYSKHHPAQPLYTVDDAQRALQLLTPVAFDECTALGGGLSFRLLPAGHILGAASVVMHWNHKVLAFSGDLGRYHDPIMQPPLAPAHADYLVVESTYGDRLHPDADPESELAALFDKTFARGGVVVMPCFTVGRAQEILHYIARLKASGRMARVPVFLDSPMATDVTEIYRHHILEHRLTLSEANALGHAATMIRSVDQSKAIGEHHGPMVIIAGSGMATGGRVLHHLSHYAPDARNTIALVGYQAVGTRGAALAAHEPTVKIHGEYVRVRAQVESITTLSAHADYEEILQWLGTMQRAPVRTFITHGEPAAADALRRRISERLHWPCEVPTYAQSVDLDAIQTGDTREPAALSS, encoded by the coding sequence ATGAAACTGACATTTCTCGGTGCGACCGAAACCGTCACCGGCTCGAAGTACCTGATCGAGCACGGCAACCGGCGCGTGCTGGTCGATTGCGGCCTGTTCCAGGGCACGAAGAATCTGCGGCTGCGCAACTGGAGCCCGCTGCCGCTCGCGCCCGACACGCTGGACGCGGTCGTGCTCACACATGCGCACGTCGACCACACCGGCTATCTTCCGGTACTGGTGCGCGAAGGGTATCGCGGGCCGGTATATTGCACCGCGGCAACGGCCGAGCTCTGCGACATCATGTTGCGCGACAGCGCGCGGCTGCAGGAGGAGGAAGCCGACTTCGCGAACCGCCACGGCTACTCGAAGCATCATCCGGCACAACCGCTGTACACCGTGGACGACGCGCAGCGCGCGCTGCAGCTGCTGACGCCCGTTGCCTTCGACGAGTGCACCGCGCTGGGCGGCGGCCTGTCGTTCCGCCTGCTGCCGGCCGGGCATATTCTCGGCGCCGCGAGCGTCGTGATGCACTGGAATCACAAGGTGCTCGCGTTCTCGGGCGACCTCGGCCGGTATCACGACCCGATCATGCAGCCGCCGCTGGCGCCCGCTCATGCCGATTACCTGGTCGTCGAATCGACATACGGCGACCGGCTGCATCCGGACGCCGACCCCGAGAGCGAACTGGCCGCGCTGTTCGACAAGACCTTCGCGCGCGGCGGCGTCGTCGTGATGCCCTGCTTCACGGTCGGCCGCGCGCAGGAAATCCTGCACTACATTGCGCGCCTGAAGGCATCCGGCCGGATGGCGCGCGTCCCGGTGTTTCTCGACAGCCCGATGGCGACGGACGTGACCGAGATCTATCGTCACCATATCCTCGAACACCGCCTGACCCTTTCCGAAGCGAACGCACTCGGTCACGCGGCAACGATGATCCGGTCGGTCGATCAATCGAAGGCGATCGGCGAACATCATGGCCCGATGGTCATCATCGCCGGCAGCGGCATGGCGACGGGCGGGCGTGTGCTGCATCACCTGAGCCACTATGCGCCCGATGCGCGCAACACGATCGCGCTGGTCGGCTACCAGGCTGTCGGCACCCGCGGCGCGGCACTGGCCGCGCACGAGCCGACGGTGAAGATTCACGGCGAATACGTGCGCGTGCGCGCACAGGTCGAGTCGATCACCACGCTCTCCGCACATGCCGACTACGAGGAGATTCTCCAGTGGCTCGGCACGATGCAGCGCGCACCGGTGCGGACCTTCATCACGCATGGCGAACCGGCCGCGGCCGATGCATTGCGGCGGCGCATCTCGGAACGACTGCATTGGCCGTGCGAGGTGCCGACTTACGCGCAAAGCGTCGATCTCGACGCGATCCAGACCGGCGACACGCGCGAGCCGGCCGCGCTTTCGTCCTGA
- a CDS encoding universal stress protein, giving the protein MYSNILVALDGSDTSSRALDAALTLASETGARLTPVYVVDFLVPAYDTYGYDPSILIDAFREEGLRVTDDAAKRMKARDVSGTPQIVDVAPTGEDISLRLVSLANEIDADLIVIGTHGRRGFRRLVLGSVAERVLRHATCPVLMIPASCPPKAPAETTAASTEKEPS; this is encoded by the coding sequence ATGTACTCGAATATTCTGGTGGCGCTCGACGGCAGCGACACGTCGTCCCGCGCGCTCGACGCCGCGCTGACGCTCGCGTCGGAAACAGGTGCGCGGCTGACACCCGTCTACGTCGTCGATTTCCTAGTGCCGGCCTACGACACGTACGGATACGACCCGTCGATCCTGATCGATGCCTTCCGCGAGGAAGGGCTGCGCGTCACGGACGACGCGGCGAAACGCATGAAAGCGCGCGACGTGTCCGGCACGCCGCAGATCGTCGATGTCGCACCGACCGGCGAGGATATCTCGCTGCGGCTCGTCAGCCTTGCCAACGAAATCGACGCCGACCTGATCGTGATCGGCACGCACGGGCGGCGCGGCTTTCGCCGCCTCGTCCTCGGCAGCGTGGCCGAGCGCGTGCTGCGGCACGCCACGTGCCCCGTCCTGATGATCCCGGCGAGCTGCCCGCCGAAAGCGCCCGCCGAAACCACTGCAGCATCGACCGAAAAGGAGCCGTCATGA
- a CDS encoding PHA/PHB synthase family protein yields MNGSVIRAPFPHESTQPSGRDEPQSSATECVRVETSPADQWNRAAHANVAAMTFGLSPVSLALAVLDWSAHLAVSPGKCFELAMLAWQAAAPSMAGHGTADDADANGVAVHAGEADPRFSDPAWAGWPFRAYRDGFLSIQRWWCDATRGVPGVERHHEELVGFVARQWLDACSPGNFVATNPVVLDATLRSVGANLAAGLRHWLDDAHALRDRAGGRHSIDARAYLPGRDVAITPGRVVWRNALCELLQYDPTTARVAREPILIVPSWIMKYYILDLQPRNSLIRFLVDSGYTVFAVSWRNPGAEARELGLDDYLRDGCMAALDAVRSICGEAAHAVGYCLGGTLLAIGAATLARDGRQHEALRSVTLLAAQTDFSEPGELGLFIDASELSALDALMWRQGYLDGAQMSAAFELLNARDLIWSRMMSEYLLGKRTKPNDLMSWNADTTRMPYRMHSEYLTRLFLDNDLAAGRYCVDGRPVALSDIDVPTFAVGTERDHVSPWRSVYKLHLLTHHALTFVLTSGGHNAGIVSEPGHPGRHYRCATREPGAPYRSRHDFVRDTPAVNGSWWTCWRDWLYERSSGEVPARVPAAGLAAAPGTYVLET; encoded by the coding sequence ATGAACGGGTCCGTCATCCGCGCGCCGTTCCCGCACGAATCGACGCAGCCATCGGGCCGGGACGAGCCGCAATCGAGCGCGACCGAATGCGTGCGGGTCGAGACGTCGCCGGCCGACCAGTGGAATCGCGCGGCGCATGCGAACGTTGCCGCGATGACCTTCGGGCTGTCGCCCGTGTCGCTGGCGCTGGCCGTGCTCGACTGGAGCGCGCATCTGGCGGTGTCGCCGGGAAAGTGCTTCGAGCTCGCGATGCTGGCATGGCAGGCCGCCGCGCCGTCGATGGCGGGCCACGGCACGGCGGACGATGCCGACGCAAACGGCGTGGCCGTGCACGCCGGGGAAGCCGATCCGCGTTTTTCCGACCCGGCGTGGGCCGGCTGGCCGTTTCGCGCGTATCGCGACGGCTTCCTGTCGATCCAGCGCTGGTGGTGCGACGCGACGCGCGGCGTGCCGGGCGTCGAGCGGCACCACGAGGAACTGGTCGGATTCGTCGCGCGTCAATGGCTCGACGCCTGCTCGCCCGGCAATTTCGTGGCGACCAATCCGGTCGTGCTCGACGCGACGCTGCGCAGCGTCGGCGCGAATCTCGCGGCGGGCCTGCGGCACTGGCTCGACGACGCGCACGCGTTGCGCGATCGCGCGGGCGGCAGGCATTCCATCGATGCGCGCGCGTATCTGCCGGGACGCGACGTGGCGATCACGCCCGGCAGGGTCGTCTGGCGAAACGCATTGTGCGAACTGTTGCAGTACGACCCGACGACGGCCCGCGTGGCGCGCGAGCCGATCCTGATCGTGCCTTCGTGGATCATGAAGTACTACATCCTCGATCTGCAGCCGCGCAATTCGCTGATCCGCTTCCTGGTCGATTCGGGCTATACGGTGTTCGCGGTGTCGTGGCGCAACCCGGGCGCGGAAGCGCGCGAGCTCGGGCTCGACGATTACCTGCGCGACGGATGCATGGCGGCGCTCGACGCCGTCCGGTCGATCTGCGGCGAAGCCGCGCACGCGGTCGGCTATTGTCTTGGCGGCACGCTGCTGGCGATCGGCGCGGCAACGCTCGCGCGGGACGGCCGGCAACACGAGGCCCTGCGATCCGTCACGTTGCTCGCGGCCCAGACCGATTTCAGCGAGCCCGGCGAACTCGGCCTGTTCATCGACGCCAGCGAACTGTCCGCGCTCGATGCGCTGATGTGGCGGCAGGGTTATCTGGATGGCGCGCAGATGTCCGCCGCATTCGAGCTGCTGAACGCGCGCGACCTGATCTGGTCGCGGATGATGAGCGAGTACCTGCTCGGCAAGCGCACGAAGCCGAACGACCTGATGTCGTGGAACGCGGACACCACGCGCATGCCGTATCGCATGCATTCCGAATACCTGACGCGGCTCTTTCTCGACAACGATCTCGCAGCGGGCCGCTACTGCGTCGACGGGCGGCCGGTCGCGTTGTCGGATATCGACGTGCCGACGTTCGCGGTCGGGACCGAGCGCGATCACGTGTCGCCGTGGCGGTCCGTCTACAAACTCCATCTGCTCACGCACCACGCGCTGACTTTCGTGCTGACGTCGGGCGGGCACAACGCGGGCATCGTGTCCGAGCCGGGCCACCCGGGCCGCCATTATCGCTGCGCGACCCGCGAGCCCGGCGCGCCTTACCGCAGCCGGCACGACTTCGTGCGCGACACGCCCGCGGTCAACGGATCGTGGTGGACGTGCTGGCGCGACTGGCTGTACGAGCGTTCGTCCGGCGAGGTGCCGGCGCGCGTGCCGGCCGCCGGGCTCGCCGCGGCACCCGGTACCTATGTGCTCGAAACATGA
- a CDS encoding acetate/propionate family kinase → MRTLALLVVNAGSSSVKFAVFAYPPHDDPARRPLHEGEAVETGNSVSIRFDAEPAGSLPLGTSDPYRAVLARIAMWIRVQLPHVALGAIAHRVVHGGARYVEPVIVDDAVLGSLRTLTPLAPLHQPHSLDAIEVLRDAFPDIPQIAVFDTAFHRTLPRTEQLLPLPHAWFDQGVRRYGFHGLSYEYLAVALDDAFGVRARGRVIAAHLGSGASLCALRDCHSVATTMGFSALDGLMMSTRCGTLDPGVVLHLLDVANLSGDALGHMLYHESGLKGVSGTSGDPRVLLACEAAGDAPARDALALYVHRIVREAGALTALLGGLDMLVFTAGIGEHSAVLRERICASLGWLGIEIDARANAANAHVVSSASSAVMVVVEPANEAWIAARAAVRVLRGNRDA, encoded by the coding sequence ATGCGTACGCTCGCGCTCCTTGTCGTCAACGCCGGTTCGTCGAGCGTGAAGTTCGCGGTGTTCGCCTATCCGCCGCACGACGATCCCGCGCGACGGCCGCTGCACGAAGGCGAGGCCGTCGAGACCGGCAACAGCGTATCGATTCGTTTCGATGCCGAACCGGCCGGTTCGCTGCCGCTGGGCACGAGCGATCCCTACCGCGCCGTGCTTGCGCGGATCGCGATGTGGATCCGTGTGCAGTTGCCGCATGTCGCACTGGGCGCCATTGCCCATCGCGTCGTGCATGGCGGCGCACGGTACGTGGAGCCGGTGATCGTCGACGATGCGGTGCTCGGCTCGCTTCGCACGCTGACGCCGCTCGCGCCCTTGCATCAACCGCACAGCCTGGACGCAATCGAGGTGCTGCGCGACGCGTTTCCGGACATTCCGCAAATCGCCGTATTCGACACGGCGTTTCATCGCACGCTGCCGCGCACCGAACAACTGCTGCCGCTGCCGCACGCGTGGTTCGACCAGGGCGTGCGTCGTTACGGATTCCATGGTCTGTCGTACGAATACCTGGCCGTCGCGCTCGACGATGCGTTCGGCGTGCGTGCGCGCGGCCGCGTCATTGCCGCCCACCTCGGCAGCGGCGCGAGCCTGTGCGCGCTGCGCGACTGCCACAGCGTTGCGACGACGATGGGTTTCTCCGCGCTCGACGGACTGATGATGAGCACCCGCTGCGGCACGCTCGATCCCGGTGTCGTCCTGCATCTGCTCGATGTCGCGAACCTGTCGGGCGACGCACTGGGCCACATGCTGTATCACGAGTCGGGGCTCAAGGGTGTCTCGGGCACGTCCGGCGACCCGCGGGTGCTGCTCGCGTGCGAAGCAGCCGGCGACGCACCGGCCCGCGATGCGCTGGCACTGTACGTCCATCGGATCGTGCGCGAGGCAGGCGCGCTGACCGCACTGCTCGGCGGCCTCGACATGCTGGTCTTCACGGCCGGCATCGGCGAGCACTCGGCGGTATTGCGCGAGCGGATCTGCGCGTCGCTCGGCTGGCTCGGCATCGAAATCGACGCTCGCGCGAATGCCGCCAATGCGCATGTCGTGTCGTCCGCGTCGAGCGCGGTCATGGTGGTGGTCGAGCCGGCCAACGAAGCCTGGATCGCGGCGCGCGCCGCGGTGCGCGTGCTTCGCGGCAACCGGGACGCTTGA